Proteins co-encoded in one Pleurodeles waltl isolate 20211129_DDA chromosome 1_2, aPleWal1.hap1.20221129, whole genome shotgun sequence genomic window:
- the NPY2R gene encoding neuropeptide Y receptor type 2 codes for MGLVGGDVGYVENRTEETRTEQNTWFNVPGPTTSLNEVYKPELIDSTKLVGVQTVLIIAYSSIILLGVIGNSLVIYVVIKFKTMRTVTNFFIANLAVADLMVNTLCLPFTLVYTLLDEWKFGTVLCHLVNYAQGLAVHVSTVTLMVIALDRHRCIVYHLESKISKKISFIIIVITWTFSAILASPLAIFREYSVIEISSDFKIQVCSERWPVGLVSYGTMYSISMLLIQYILPLAIISYAYIRIWTKLRNHVSPGGGNDNYHHRRRKTTKMLVAVVVVFAVSWLPFYAFQLASDIDSNVLDLNEYKLIYTLFHVIAMCSAFANPILYGWMNNNYRTAFLTAFKCKPRMDSSHPEISVALQAKKKQLEVKENNCNYSNCPGTITQPTKV; via the coding sequence ATGGGTCTTGTTGGAGGGGACGTGGGATATGTTGAAAACAGGACAGAAGAAACTAGAACTGAGCAGAACACGTGGTTCAATGTACCGGGGCCCACTACATCGTTGAATGAAGTGTACAAACCAGAGCTCATAGATAGTACTAAATTGGTTGGTGTGCAGACCGTCCTCATTATTGCTTACAGTTCAATTATCCTTTTAGGAGTCATTGGAAACTCATTGGTAATCTACGTAGTCATCAAATTTAAAACAATGCGCACAGTCACCAACTTTTTCATAGCTAATCTGGCTGTAGCAGATTTGATGGTGAATACCCTATGCCTGCCATTCACACTGGTGTACACCCTACTGGATGAGTGGAAGTTTGGTACTGTACTATGCCATCTAGTAAACTATGCCCAAGGCCTAGCGGTCCACGTATCCACAGTAACCCTCATGGTCATCGCTTTGGACAGACACAGATGTATTGTCTACCACCTGGAAAGCAAAATCTCCAAGAAAATTAGTTTCATTATCATTGTAATTACATGGACTTTCAGTGCGATTCTGGCCAGCCCacttgccattttcagggaatattCTGTGATTGAGATCTCGTCAGATTTCAAAATTCAGGTTTGCTCTGAAAGGTGGCCAGTGGGGCTAGTAAGTTATGGTACAATGTACAGTATTTCCATGCTACTAATTCAGTACATTTTACCCCTGGCAATTATTTCATATGCCTATATCAGGATATGGACAAAGCTGAGGAATCATGTTAGCCCTGGTGGGGGAAATGACAACTACCATCATCGCCGAAGGAAAACAACCAAAATGTTAGTGGCAGTGGTTGTGGTCTTTGCCGTCAGTTGGCTGCCTTTTTATGCTTTTCAACTCGCCAGTGACATTGACAGCAATGTTCTGGACCTGAATGAGTACAAACTTATTTACACGCTCTTTCATGTCATCGCTATGTGTTCTGCGTTTGCTAATCCCATCCTATATGGCTGGATGAACAACAACTACAGAACTGCGTTCCTAAcagctttcaaatgtaagccaaggATGGATTCTAGCCACCCTGAAATTTCAGTCGCACTTCAAGCCAAGAAGAAACAATTGGAAGTCAAAGAGAATAACTGCAATTATTCCAACTGCCCAGGAACTATCACACAACCCACCAAAGTTTAG